In Streptomyces pluripotens, the genomic window GCTCCAAAGGCGGCTGAACCGGAAGGAACCGGTGCCGGCACCACGCCCGCCACCGGCACCGCGGGGCTACGTCGCCGGGAAACGGCTGGACGGGTCCCCGACCGCCTGCGATAGGTTCTCCTGGGACTGCCCTGTACGGTCTACCCCACATTCGAGTCCATGCAGGGAGCCCATCCATGACCACAGCGACTACCCGCCACGGCGATCGGCGTATCAGTCCGGTGTTCGTCGGGATCGCGGCCGTGGCGGCGGTGACCGGCTGGGGCACCTGGACCGGGTTCGCCGCGCAGCCGGGCATAGCGGTGTTCCTGTTCGTGACCGCCGCCTGGATCATCTCCCTCTGTCTGCACGAGTACGCGCACGCGCGCACCGCCCTGCACGGCGGGGACATCACGGTCGGCGCCAAGGGCTACCTCACGCTAAACCCGCTCAAGTACACCCACGCGGTGCTGAGCATCGTGCTCCCCGTGGTGTTCGTGATCATGGGCGGGATCGGACTGCCGGGTGGCGCGGTGTTCATCGAGCGGGACCGCATCCGGGGCCGCTGGCGGCACAGCCTGATCTCGGCGGCGGGCCCGCTGGCGAACGTGCTGTTCGCCGCCGTGTGCACCGCCCCTTTCTGGCTGCACGCGGTGGACGGTGTGCCCCTCGACTTCCGGTACGCGCTGGCGTTCCTGGCGCTGCTGCAGGTGACGGCGGCGATCCTGAACTTCCTGCCGGTGCCGGGCCTGGACGGTTACGGAGTCATCGAGCCGTGGCTGTCGTACAACGTCAAGCGGCAGGTGGAGCCGTTCGCGCCGTTCGGCCTGCTGTTCGTGTTCGCGCTGCTGTGGATGCCGTCGGTCAACGAGGTGTTCTTCCAGGCGATCCACTCGATCCTGAGCAGCCTGGGGATCGATGAGAGCCAGACGTACTGCGGCTACGACCTGTTCCGCTTCTGGCGGGAGAACGACCCCTACTGCCTCAGCCAGTGACCGAGTCGCGCCCGACGGCAGCCCGCGCGCGCTTCACGTAGTACCAGGTCATGTTGGACGACACCCCCGCCAGCAGCACCCAGACGATGCCCAGCCAACTGCCCTGGGCGAAGGAGACGACGGCCGCGGCCACGGCGAGCAGGCAGACGGCGAGGGTGTAGAGGGCGATACGGGGCATGTCGGGTGGCTCCTGTCGGGGGACACTGCTTCGGCAACCAGTGTCCCCCATCGGCCCGGGCGGCTCACACGTCGGTGACGCGGAGCCCGGCGTGGGCCTTGTACCGGCGGTTGACGGAGATCAGGTTCGCGACGAGCGACTCGACCTGGTGGGCGTTGCGGAGTCGGCCCGCGAAAACGCCGCGCATACCGGGGATGCGCCCGGCCAGCGCCTGCACGATCTCCACGTCGGCGCGCTCCTCGCCCAGCACCATCACATCGGTGTCGATCCGCTCGATCTCCGGGTCCTGGAGCAGCACGGCCGACAGGTGGTGGAAGGCGGCCGTGACCCGGGAGTCCGGCAGCAGGGCGGCGGCCTGCTCAGCGGCGCTGCCCTCCTCCGGCCGAAGCGCGTACGCGCCCTTCTTGTCGAAACCGAGCGGGTTGACGCAGTCCACGACGAGCTTGCCGGTCAGTTCCGCACGCAGGGACCTGAGCGTGTCGCCATGGCCGTCCCAGGGCACGGCGACGATCACGATGTCGCTGCGGCGTGCGGTCTCAGCGTTGTCGGCGCCCTCGACGCCGTTGCCCAGGTCCTCGGCGGCAGCCCGTGCACGTTCGGCGGCACGCGAGCCGATGATCACCTTCTGGCCGGCTTCGGCGAGCCGGAGAGCGAGTCCCTTGCCCTGCGGTCCGGTGCCGCCCAGTACGCCGATGACGTACCCGGAGACGTCGGGCAGGTCCCAGGGGTCCTTGGCGGGGGCCTTCTGTGCACTGTCGCTAGAGGTCATGGGCCCGACTCTACGTCCGCCGTCCGGAGCACACCGGCCCACCCCACCGCGTGCCGGCGCCGGATGTCAGCACGGGACCGGCGATGCGGTCGTTGTCCCCAGGTCGGGGGAATCGGCGCTGAACTCCGCTTCAGGCGCTTCGGGTTGCGGCAGGATGCGGCGCATGGACGCCGTACGGGTCGCGCTGCTGCGCGAAGTGCTCGCCGGGACCGAGTGGCTGGGAGCCACCCGCAGATTCGCGGAGGTGCTCCGCGGGTCGGTGGTGGCGCACGGGGGCGGGTTGCTGCTGGTGGGCACGCCCGAGTACGAGCCCTGGCACCTGGCCGCGCACCTGGTGGACGAGGCGGCCTGGTCGGGCACACCCGAGCTGGCCCCGACCCTCGTGCGACATCACGTGCGTCCCTCCGATCCCGCGCACCTGGCCGTCGGGCCCGGACGGATCGAGGCGGCACGACGCGGTGAGACCCTGCTGGTCGTGGCCCCCGAGGAACCCGCGCCGCTGCTGGAGCG contains:
- the npdG gene encoding NADPH-dependent F420 reductase, producing MTSSDSAQKAPAKDPWDLPDVSGYVIGVLGGTGPQGKGLALRLAEAGQKVIIGSRAAERARAAAEDLGNGVEGADNAETARRSDIVIVAVPWDGHGDTLRSLRAELTGKLVVDCVNPLGFDKKGAYALRPEEGSAAEQAAALLPDSRVTAAFHHLSAVLLQDPEIERIDTDVMVLGEERADVEIVQALAGRIPGMRGVFAGRLRNAHQVESLVANLISVNRRYKAHAGLRVTDV
- a CDS encoding site-2 protease family protein, yielding MTTATTRHGDRRISPVFVGIAAVAAVTGWGTWTGFAAQPGIAVFLFVTAAWIISLCLHEYAHARTALHGGDITVGAKGYLTLNPLKYTHAVLSIVLPVVFVIMGGIGLPGGAVFIERDRIRGRWRHSLISAAGPLANVLFAAVCTAPFWLHAVDGVPLDFRYALAFLALLQVTAAILNFLPVPGLDGYGVIEPWLSYNVKRQVEPFAPFGLLFVFALLWMPSVNEVFFQAIHSILSSLGIDESQTYCGYDLFRFWRENDPYCLSQ